A single region of the Pseudalkalibacillus berkeleyi genome encodes:
- a CDS encoding CdaR family transcriptional regulator: MELTYELGAEVIQKLRPHLDVPINLMDTDGKIVASSDAGRVTQIHSGALKVIESKRELILYPDHVEDFPGTKPGVNLPMYYFGKLVGVVGITGNPDEVFQAANITKAAVEIALEQIHLQRQSAFKENALNNWLLQLFHPYGIDSDKLTQEANHILNIDLVEPVTVAVFHSKASISEQLHQRYKNQLIFLFRLSNDEHVVGLRETDQLEKNTKTLTELFPSVVIGVGKPGYGVAGIRESYLQAKQAIKFANGVGCSHINEWELEQLIDQIPEQTFEEVFSHYGPRLEEMESSYTETLQMYFLSDLQLKDTSERLHIHRNTLMYRLDQIQEKVGLNPRSFKDSMLLYILCFKHDLCKCTKK, encoded by the coding sequence ATGGAATTAACCTATGAACTTGGTGCAGAAGTTATTCAAAAACTAAGACCTCACTTGGACGTCCCTATTAATTTAATGGATACGGATGGAAAAATTGTTGCGAGTTCTGATGCCGGACGAGTGACACAAATACATAGCGGTGCACTCAAAGTGATTGAAAGTAAGCGCGAGTTGATTCTGTATCCAGATCATGTAGAAGACTTTCCAGGAACAAAGCCAGGTGTCAATCTTCCGATGTACTATTTTGGAAAGTTGGTTGGGGTTGTTGGCATTACTGGGAATCCGGATGAGGTCTTCCAAGCGGCGAACATTACAAAGGCTGCAGTTGAGATTGCGCTTGAACAGATTCATCTTCAAAGACAATCGGCATTCAAAGAAAATGCGCTCAATAATTGGCTACTCCAGCTGTTTCATCCTTATGGGATCGATTCGGACAAACTGACCCAAGAAGCCAATCATATTTTGAATATTGATCTCGTTGAACCGGTTACTGTAGCCGTTTTCCATTCGAAAGCTTCTATTTCAGAACAATTACATCAACGGTATAAAAATCAGCTTATCTTTTTGTTTAGATTAAGTAATGATGAACACGTTGTAGGCTTAAGAGAGACGGATCAACTAGAAAAAAACACAAAAACTTTAACAGAACTTTTTCCTAGTGTCGTAATTGGTGTTGGGAAGCCAGGATATGGTGTTGCCGGAATAAGGGAATCCTACCTTCAAGCAAAGCAAGCGATTAAGTTTGCAAATGGGGTAGGGTGTAGTCACATTAATGAGTGGGAATTAGAGCAACTAATCGATCAAATTCCAGAGCAAACCTTTGAAGAGGTGTTTTCACACTATGGACCTCGATTAGAAGAAATGGAATCGAGTTACACTGAGACGTTGCAAATGTATTTTCTTTCAGACCTCCAGCTTAAGGACACTTCGGAACGATTACATATCCATAGAAATACGCTCATGTATCGATTAGATCAAATCCAAGAAAAGGTCGGTCTGAATCCGAGGTCATTTAAAGATTCGATGCTACTTTACATCCTTTGTTTCAAACATGACTTGTGCAAATGCACAAAAAAGTAA
- a CDS encoding ABC transporter permease subunit — MKLHLEKYLFNLMLLLIGVWLVGSLPALFKGISLDIAAYLKSLLGILMNLFTRDSFTYYLNGIDRPVFPRIISPWIYSITVLFISFILSFFTAIGIGFITMLLSSKIVRIIKRTLNLLESIPDLLFIAVFQLMVITIYKQTGILFFDIASYKEDTPYVLPILALSILPTIFIYKFTINEFESEYQFPYVELARGKGLSEIYILFKHISRNTLISIFFNTKFILWFMLSNLLIVEFTFGTNGLIQFLMNHKSTDIFTIGIFLFFLPIWMFFSIGKIVLHKLDPNLEEIE; from the coding sequence ATGAAACTACATCTTGAAAAATATTTATTCAATTTGATGCTCTTATTAATAGGTGTCTGGTTGGTAGGGTCCCTCCCTGCTTTATTCAAAGGGATTTCTCTAGACATAGCTGCCTATTTGAAAAGTTTGCTAGGAATATTAATGAACTTATTTACTCGTGATTCATTTACCTATTATTTAAACGGGATTGATCGTCCAGTATTCCCAAGAATCATTAGCCCGTGGATTTACTCAATCACTGTGCTATTCATTTCTTTTATCCTTTCATTTTTTACAGCTATCGGAATTGGTTTTATAACAATGCTTCTTTCTTCTAAAATTGTAAGAATTATCAAACGAACACTTAACTTATTGGAATCAATTCCAGACCTATTATTTATCGCAGTTTTTCAATTAATGGTAATAACTATTTATAAACAGACTGGTATTTTATTTTTTGATATTGCTTCTTACAAAGAGGACACCCCATATGTACTGCCTATCCTTGCATTATCTATATTACCTACAATATTTATTTATAAATTCACTATTAATGAATTCGAATCTGAATATCAGTTTCCCTATGTAGAACTAGCAAGGGGGAAAGGATTATCTGAGATTTATATTCTTTTTAAACATATAAGCAGAAACACGCTTATCAGTATTTTTTTTAATACAAAATTTATACTTTGGTTCATGCTCTCAAATTTATTAATTGTAGAGTTTACATTCGGAACAAACGGATTAATACAATTCCTAATGAATCATAAATCTACTGATATTTTTACCATTGGAATTTTCTTATTCTTTTTACCAATATGGATGTTTTTTTCAATTGGAAAGATAGTTCTTCATAAACTGGATCCAAATTTGGAGGAAATTGAATGA
- a CDS encoding ABC transporter permease subunit codes for MIVRLIKNPKFLMGFLFILLLIVASFSFSILGDGSIPQTSVIYDDNGNAIRSAPHSPLNVPPFGTDMVGKEIFHSLIKGAKYTIGIAILVAAFRLFLSVFLSFILESYLPVLNRYINRVTEAFHYVPISLLTFFILSPVLIEGALGGFEYSFWDRVYFEVIILTLVAIPTLVTLLSNEMKIIFQNDFIDASKIMGANRWELYLKHVLPFLKPKFWIHFTQQIIQVLILLVHLGLLNILFGGARTSEFTQGVHVYISITSEWSGMIGSTYKYLWVAPWIPLAPLLMFSITILSLNLILEGFKQSLEHPLVIQNKNSKAKTKRTPAKEDFAPIKVRA; via the coding sequence ATGATAGTACGTTTAATTAAAAATCCAAAATTCTTAATGGGGTTTCTTTTTATACTCCTCCTTATTGTAGCTAGTTTTTCTTTTAGTATATTAGGAGATGGAAGTATTCCTCAAACATCTGTAATTTATGATGATAATGGAAATGCAATTCGTTCAGCTCCCCACTCCCCATTAAATGTTCCACCATTCGGGACTGACATGGTAGGGAAAGAAATATTTCATTCTTTAATAAAAGGTGCAAAATATACAATTGGTATTGCAATCCTAGTTGCTGCCTTCAGATTGTTTTTGAGTGTTTTTTTAAGCTTTATTCTTGAAAGTTACTTACCGGTATTGAATAGGTATATAAATAGGGTAACCGAAGCCTTCCATTATGTCCCTATTTCACTGCTTACATTCTTCATTCTAAGTCCTGTGTTAATAGAAGGAGCATTAGGAGGATTTGAGTATTCCTTTTGGGATCGGGTTTATTTTGAAGTTATCATATTGACATTGGTTGCCATACCGACACTAGTTACATTATTAAGTAATGAGATGAAAATAATATTTCAAAATGATTTTATTGATGCTTCTAAAATTATGGGAGCTAATCGATGGGAGCTTTACTTAAAACATGTTCTGCCCTTTTTAAAACCTAAGTTTTGGATTCATTTTACCCAGCAAATCATTCAGGTTTTAATCCTTTTAGTTCACTTAGGATTATTAAATATACTATTCGGTGGTGCACGCACATCTGAATTCACACAAGGAGTACACGTATACATCTCAATCACTAGTGAATGGTCAGGTATGATTGGGAGTACTTATAAATATCTATGGGTAGCTCCTTGGATTCCATTGGCACCATTATTGATGTTTTCAATCACTATTTTATCTTTAAACTTAATTTTGGAAGGTTTCAAACAGAGTTTAGAACATCCTCTAGTAATCCAAAATAAGAATTCAAAAGCTAAAACAAAACGGACACCAGCAAAAGAAGATTTCGCGCCCATTAAGGTGCGAGCCTAA
- a CDS encoding helix-turn-helix domain-containing protein, whose translation MIGEKILYYRRIRNFTQDELADGICSISYLSKVENNKLEPSKEILNLLMERLEVVLMIEDEVSIDKLRRELFEWYNTLRSGDIEDSKIQKKYLKQKIQTFDSIDLKLYYSIFNLKYWLVQQNTKKAEEILDELDSVRNLFSNTMNYYYLYGLGIYYYLTHKYRLSLKYFNQALDYQESNIEKDFLNYHLALVHSQLFHVTFAKTYAEEALTLFSKAGNVERSIDCQIIIGINNNRLSNFDEAEHQFRNALLLADRLNLEMKKAYIFHNIGYINSVQKRHDAAIVNYKRSLSIKQKYEIKNYLNTIYHIANEYKQLNKHVIAIEWIKRGLEFGIEFDLKDFIKLKILQYQITENPILVDYLEKEAIPYFYENHDWVNLCECSEILANYYKEKKQYKKSSYYFSEANELRKNNII comes from the coding sequence ATGATTGGTGAAAAGATTTTATATTACAGACGTATACGTAATTTTACCCAGGATGAATTAGCAGATGGTATTTGTTCAATTTCCTACCTTAGTAAAGTGGAAAATAACAAGTTGGAACCCAGCAAAGAAATTTTAAATTTACTAATGGAGAGATTAGAAGTAGTACTAATGATTGAAGATGAGGTTTCAATTGATAAACTCAGAAGAGAATTATTCGAATGGTACAACACATTAAGATCAGGCGATATTGAAGACTCTAAAATTCAAAAAAAATATTTAAAACAGAAAATACAAACTTTTGATAGTATTGATTTAAAATTATACTATTCAATTTTCAACCTCAAGTATTGGCTTGTTCAACAAAACACAAAGAAAGCGGAAGAAATTCTCGATGAGTTAGATTCAGTTCGAAACCTCTTTTCTAATACTATGAATTATTATTATTTATATGGTTTAGGAATCTACTATTATTTAACACATAAATACCGTTTGTCTTTAAAGTATTTTAACCAAGCATTGGATTATCAAGAATCAAACATTGAAAAGGATTTTCTTAATTATCACCTTGCCTTAGTACATAGCCAATTATTTCATGTGACTTTTGCCAAGACCTACGCAGAGGAGGCATTAACATTATTCAGTAAAGCTGGGAATGTTGAGAGAAGTATTGACTGCCAGATTATTATTGGAATAAATAACAATCGCTTATCAAATTTTGATGAAGCTGAACATCAGTTTAGAAATGCACTCTTATTAGCGGATAGATTAAATCTTGAAATGAAAAAAGCTTATATATTTCACAATATCGGTTACATAAATAGTGTACAAAAAAGGCATGATGCTGCAATTGTAAACTATAAGAGGAGTTTATCAATTAAACAAAAATATGAGATAAAGAATTACTTGAACACAATTTATCATATTGCTAATGAGTATAAACAGTTGAATAAACATGTTATTGCTATTGAGTGGATAAAAAGGGGACTAGAGTTCGGTATAGAATTTGATCTCAAAGACTTTATTAAACTAAAAATACTCCAATACCAAATAACTGAAAACCCGATATTGGTTGATTATCTCGAAAAGGAAGCTATACCTTACTTTTATGAGAATCATGATTGGGTAAATTTATGTGAGTGTTCAGAGATACTTGCTAATTATTATAAAGAAAAAAAACAATATAAGAAATCTAGTTATTACTTTTCTGAAGCTAATGAGCTAAGAAAAAATAATATAATCTAA
- a CDS encoding GntP family permease encodes MEGFGLILIIALGVLFVIFATAKLKIHPFLSLLIAAFAMGILAGLPLTDVVEAVNSGFGGLMGGIGLVIVFGTIIGVILERSGAALRMAERVLRLVGEKRPQLAMSLIGAIVSVPVFCDSGYVILSSLKKSIAKRAKVGVASMAVALSTGLFATHTLVPPTPGPIAAAGNIGAENYLGVIILVGIVVAIPTIIAGYIWAMKVGTKIKVVGEDELVYDHEEMTKQFGEMPSTFKSFAPIMVPIILIGLGSVVTFAGWEGKFFEVLLFLGSPVVALLIGIMFAFTLLPKLDEETLTQWIGHGIKDAAPILLITGAGGAFGSVIKATPVAEFIQGFGDSSLIGGAFFLLIPFFIAAALKTAQGSSTAAIVITSSLIAPLLGQVGIEGALPLALVVMAVGAGAMVVSHVNDSYFWVVKEFSGMTVTDAYKGQTAATLVQGIVAISVTLLLWLIFV; translated from the coding sequence ATGGAAGGTTTTGGACTCATTCTTATCATTGCATTAGGGGTACTGTTTGTCATATTTGCGACAGCTAAATTAAAAATCCATCCGTTTCTTTCATTATTAATTGCAGCATTTGCGATGGGCATCTTAGCAGGACTGCCATTAACGGATGTGGTGGAAGCGGTCAATTCAGGATTCGGTGGATTAATGGGCGGTATCGGACTCGTGATCGTGTTTGGAACGATTATCGGCGTTATTTTAGAGCGATCAGGTGCTGCTCTCCGTATGGCGGAGCGAGTTTTACGATTAGTCGGTGAAAAGCGACCACAGCTAGCAATGAGTTTAATCGGAGCGATTGTTAGTGTGCCAGTTTTCTGTGACTCAGGTTATGTCATTTTATCATCGTTGAAAAAGTCGATCGCGAAACGGGCCAAAGTTGGGGTTGCATCGATGGCGGTAGCGCTCTCAACTGGACTATTTGCAACACATACATTAGTACCGCCAACACCAGGACCGATTGCAGCAGCAGGTAACATTGGTGCGGAGAATTATCTCGGAGTTATTATTCTTGTCGGTATCGTTGTTGCTATTCCTACAATCATCGCAGGCTACATTTGGGCAATGAAAGTGGGTACGAAGATCAAGGTCGTCGGAGAAGATGAGCTGGTATATGACCATGAGGAAATGACGAAGCAATTCGGTGAAATGCCTTCAACATTTAAATCATTTGCACCGATCATGGTGCCAATTATTTTGATCGGACTAGGCTCTGTCGTAACATTTGCAGGTTGGGAAGGTAAGTTCTTCGAAGTTCTACTATTCTTAGGTTCTCCTGTTGTCGCTTTATTGATTGGTATTATGTTTGCGTTTACATTGCTTCCGAAGTTGGATGAAGAAACGCTGACACAATGGATTGGCCACGGAATTAAAGACGCTGCACCGATTTTGTTGATCACGGGTGCAGGTGGTGCGTTCGGTTCTGTTATCAAGGCGACACCTGTAGCAGAATTTATCCAAGGATTCGGAGATAGTAGTTTAATAGGGGGCGCATTTTTCCTACTCATTCCGTTCTTTATCGCAGCCGCTTTAAAAACTGCGCAAGGTTCTTCGACGGCAGCCATTGTCATTACGTCGTCATTGATTGCACCTTTACTAGGTCAAGTCGGCATTGAAGGTGCATTACCACTTGCACTAGTCGTCATGGCAGTCGGAGCTGGCGCAATGGTTGTATCGCATGTAAACGACAGCTACTTCTGGGTTGTGAAGGAGTTCAGCGGAATGACCGTTACAGATGCATATAAAGGACAAACAGCAGCGACTCTCGTTCAAGGTATCGTTGCGATCTCAGTTACACTACTCTTATGGCTTATATTTGTATAA
- a CDS encoding aspartate/glutamate racemase family protein: MKTIGLIGGMSWESSAEYYRIINEEIKRRLGDFHSAKCLLYSVDFAENQRYQAQGEWGKAGEALAEVGQSLQKGGADFIVICTNTMHKVVDQIEDNVDIPVLHIADATTAQIHRDSVKKVGLLGTKYTMEQDFYKTRLEKNGLEVVVPDAEDRNIIHSVIYAELCQGTINASSKENFKQIIHKLIDNGAQGIILGCTEIGLLIKPEDVEVPTYDTARIHAVEAVNNSLE, encoded by the coding sequence ATGAAAACGATCGGCTTGATTGGTGGCATGAGCTGGGAATCTTCAGCGGAGTATTACCGGATCATAAACGAAGAGATAAAGCGACGATTAGGTGACTTCCACTCCGCAAAATGCTTGTTGTATAGTGTAGATTTTGCAGAAAACCAGCGATATCAAGCGCAAGGAGAATGGGGAAAAGCTGGTGAAGCTCTCGCTGAGGTTGGTCAGTCTCTACAAAAAGGTGGTGCAGACTTCATCGTGATATGCACGAATACGATGCACAAAGTCGTCGATCAAATTGAAGATAACGTAGACATTCCAGTTCTACATATTGCAGACGCAACCACCGCTCAAATCCATAGAGACTCAGTAAAAAAAGTTGGTCTGCTCGGGACAAAATATACGATGGAACAAGATTTCTACAAAACGAGACTGGAGAAGAACGGTCTCGAAGTGGTTGTACCAGATGCCGAAGACCGAAACATCATCCATTCCGTCATCTATGCTGAATTATGCCAAGGAACCATTAATGCTTCATCAAAGGAAAATTTCAAACAAATTATCCATAAACTGATCGACAATGGCGCTCAAGGTATCATACTCGGCTGTACGGAAATCGGATTACTCATCAAACCAGAAGACGTCGAAGTCCCCACCTATGACACCGCTCGGATTCATGCCGTTGAGGCCGTGAATAATTCATTAGAATAA
- a CDS encoding MFS transporter, whose product MSNLGDWVYLIALNLMILNMTGSAAAVAGLYMLKPLASMCTSFWSGSVIDRFNKRRIMIILDVIRAMLVASIPFFSSLFIIYVIVFLINMASSFFEPTATTYITKLIPPERRKRFNSLHNLMTSGAFVIGPAIAGALVFIGSAALAIYMNALSFMLSAFVLYFLPSMDMENTTSKDNLSFKMLKEDWGVVLAYSKKAVYVMGVYALFEFALLFTAALDSTEVVFTRRVLGLSEESYGVLVSIAGVGFILGSAFVTIFVYKLKLQHLIGIGTSMTAIGYLIYALSSGFIGGSIGVFVLSFALACAHTGFITFYQNNLPVEIMGRIVSVVSVFNAILTMMFILLISMLVEIIHVKAAVITGSVLMLVVSLVLLTMTLLPRGFTYFKEKTAKAL is encoded by the coding sequence ATTTCTAATCTTGGTGATTGGGTTTATCTCATCGCATTAAACCTCATGATATTGAACATGACAGGTTCTGCGGCGGCTGTGGCAGGCTTGTACATGTTGAAACCTCTCGCATCCATGTGCACAAGCTTTTGGTCAGGAAGTGTTATTGATCGTTTCAATAAACGGCGCATCATGATCATACTTGATGTCATACGTGCCATGCTTGTCGCTTCGATTCCATTTTTCTCATCCTTATTCATCATTTATGTCATTGTATTTCTCATCAATATGGCAAGTTCATTTTTTGAACCGACTGCAACGACGTATATTACTAAGTTGATTCCACCTGAACGAAGAAAACGATTCAATTCGTTACACAACTTGATGACGTCTGGTGCGTTTGTCATCGGTCCAGCGATCGCTGGGGCACTCGTCTTTATCGGTTCAGCTGCCCTTGCCATTTACATGAACGCATTATCTTTTATGCTTTCTGCATTCGTTCTTTACTTTTTACCAAGTATGGATATGGAAAACACAACCTCAAAGGATAATCTTTCTTTCAAAATGTTGAAAGAGGATTGGGGCGTTGTCCTTGCATATAGTAAAAAAGCGGTTTATGTCATGGGGGTTTATGCACTATTCGAGTTTGCATTATTGTTTACGGCCGCGCTTGATTCAACCGAGGTTGTATTTACTCGTAGGGTGCTAGGATTGTCTGAGGAAAGCTATGGTGTTCTCGTCAGTATTGCGGGTGTAGGGTTTATTCTAGGTTCAGCTTTTGTCACTATATTCGTTTATAAACTCAAACTCCAACATCTCATTGGGATCGGAACGTCAATGACAGCAATCGGATATTTGATTTATGCCTTATCTAGTGGATTTATAGGCGGTTCTATAGGAGTATTTGTGCTTTCTTTTGCTCTAGCATGCGCACATACAGGTTTCATCACCTTTTACCAAAACAACCTGCCTGTAGAAATCATGGGACGAATCGTAAGTGTAGTTAGTGTATTTAATGCGATATTAACGATGATGTTTATCCTCTTGATCAGTATGCTGGTAGAGATCATTCATGTAAAAGCTGCAGTGATTACAGGTTCAGTCCTCATGCTAGTTGTCTCTTTAGTACTACTTACGATGACACTACTACCAAGAGGTTTTACTTACTTTAAAGAAAAAACGGCAAAAGCTTTGTAA
- a CDS encoding aminoglycoside 6-adenylyltransferase: MFHERDLKLPKSREKLMKRIEKDLLEDENIIGVFYGGSIGSGNTDLYSDIDLRVVVTDEAYSHYVEMKLNRARCWGEVLFYEQAAQHLSYTVVHYRSFVKVDCFYYRLNDLKPSVWLNDISIVKDSTAKLTELRAASQTITYQPTVEEFNQWRGKLFAYFHEAYRRIMREEWLYAQNMFLGLKWLIASGWYMQKGIQPNSFGDWSKVEGARSPLDKTKRDMLYNWHFKEEQEELLQVINDMAVVARELDIDLSKQFNNEAQTHLFDDVIALIF; encoded by the coding sequence ATGTTTCACGAGAGAGATTTAAAGCTGCCTAAGAGTCGTGAAAAGTTAATGAAGCGAATTGAAAAAGATCTTTTAGAGGATGAAAACATAATAGGTGTCTTTTATGGGGGCTCTATCGGGTCTGGTAATACAGATTTGTATTCTGATATCGACTTAAGGGTTGTTGTAACAGACGAAGCTTATTCTCACTATGTTGAAATGAAATTAAATCGAGCTCGTTGTTGGGGAGAGGTGTTGTTTTATGAACAAGCCGCCCAACATTTAAGTTATACGGTTGTTCATTACCGATCCTTTGTTAAAGTAGATTGCTTCTACTATCGGTTGAATGATCTAAAACCATCTGTTTGGTTAAATGACATTTCAATTGTAAAAGATTCTACAGCAAAGTTAACGGAACTTCGGGCTGCATCTCAAACCATTACCTATCAACCTACTGTTGAAGAATTCAATCAATGGAGAGGAAAGCTTTTTGCCTACTTTCATGAAGCTTACAGGAGGATTATGAGAGAAGAATGGTTATATGCCCAAAACATGTTTCTCGGTTTAAAGTGGTTGATTGCATCCGGATGGTATATGCAAAAAGGGATCCAACCAAATTCATTTGGTGATTGGTCGAAGGTAGAAGGGGCAAGAAGCCCATTGGATAAAACGAAACGAGATATGTTGTATAACTGGCATTTTAAAGAGGAACAGGAAGAACTTCTACAGGTCATAAACGATATGGCAGTGGTTGCTAGAGAACTAGATATTGACCTAAGCAAACAGTTTAACAATGAAGCTCAAACGCACTTGTTCGATGACGTGATTGCTCTTATTTTCTAA
- a CDS encoding pyridoxamine 5'-phosphate oxidase family protein: MGQLFTEMMPKHIEFIKNQHLFFVGSAPLAEDGHVNLSPKGYDALRILSPTEVAYLDLTGSGNETSGHLVENGRITFMFCAFNGAPLILRLYGKGRVALKGSPEWDQLIGLFDELPGARQIIIAEIYQVQTSCGYGVPLYTYDGDREKLMEWTDKKGDRLEDYQTQKNSKTLDGIETPIGRERRESGV; the protein is encoded by the coding sequence GTGGGACAATTATTTACTGAAATGATGCCGAAGCATATCGAGTTTATCAAAAACCAACACTTGTTCTTTGTAGGTTCAGCACCTTTAGCAGAGGATGGACATGTGAATCTTTCTCCTAAAGGATATGACGCTTTGCGAATTCTTAGTCCAACAGAGGTTGCCTATCTTGATCTAACAGGAAGTGGTAACGAAACGAGTGGACATCTCGTAGAAAATGGTCGAATTACGTTCATGTTTTGTGCTTTTAATGGCGCACCATTGATACTTAGGCTTTATGGGAAGGGGCGTGTTGCGTTAAAGGGGTCTCCAGAATGGGATCAACTGATTGGTCTTTTTGACGAGCTACCTGGTGCACGACAAATTATTATAGCTGAAATCTATCAAGTGCAAACTTCATGTGGCTATGGTGTGCCACTATACACCTATGATGGTGACCGGGAAAAGCTAATGGAGTGGACCGATAAAAAAGGCGACAGACTAGAAGACTATCAGACTCAAAAAAATAGCAAAACCCTAGACGGAATTGAAACACCTATCGGACGAGAGCGGCGAGAGAGTGGCGTGTAA
- a CDS encoding glycerate kinase, with the protein MNIVISPDSFKGSMASEQAAKVMARACQFIFPDEKHELKPMADGGEGTLDTLVFSTKGKRLHHRCTGPLGEPIKANYGVLGDGKTAVIEMAQVAGLPQVPEDLRNPDYTTSYGLGELIKHVLDEGYQSILIGLGGSATNDGGLGMLQALGATFINQAGAEVDRFGKNLSEVSQVDFSNVDQRLSSIQLLVASDVENPLCGEKGASHVFGPQKGATFDQIIQFDQALDMYSGLIEKETGHQLKNKAGAGAAGGLGFALMVVGAELVSGANLIAEAIDLEKTIATADLVLTGEGQSDEQTLYGKAPGFVAELAQKHQVKTVLISGSLSGDLEALHDHFAGCFSIANGPMSLENCIDSAEQLLFEQTKNVLHFMKTIKG; encoded by the coding sequence ATGAATATCGTAATTTCTCCCGATTCTTTTAAAGGGAGCATGGCTTCTGAGCAAGCGGCGAAAGTGATGGCGCGTGCTTGTCAGTTTATTTTTCCAGATGAAAAGCACGAATTGAAGCCGATGGCAGATGGGGGAGAAGGGACCCTTGATACGCTTGTTTTTTCGACAAAAGGAAAGCGCTTACATCATAGGTGTACAGGTCCACTTGGCGAACCAATTAAAGCGAATTATGGTGTGCTAGGGGACGGGAAGACTGCCGTGATTGAAATGGCTCAAGTAGCAGGACTTCCACAAGTACCAGAGGACCTCCGCAATCCGGATTACACGACTTCATATGGATTAGGTGAACTTATTAAACATGTACTCGATGAAGGCTACCAATCAATTTTGATAGGACTCGGTGGTAGTGCAACGAATGATGGTGGATTAGGGATGCTTCAAGCACTGGGGGCAACATTCATCAACCAAGCGGGGGCGGAAGTTGATCGATTCGGTAAAAACCTTTCTGAAGTCTCTCAGGTTGATTTTTCGAATGTAGATCAACGTCTGAGTTCCATTCAATTGCTCGTAGCAAGTGATGTTGAGAATCCTTTGTGTGGTGAAAAAGGTGCGAGTCACGTGTTCGGACCACAAAAGGGAGCTACGTTCGATCAAATCATACAGTTTGATCAAGCGCTGGATATGTATAGTGGCTTGATTGAAAAAGAGACTGGGCATCAGTTGAAAAATAAAGCAGGAGCTGGTGCTGCAGGTGGACTTGGGTTTGCATTGATGGTCGTTGGTGCAGAGCTTGTGTCTGGAGCCAATTTGATTGCTGAGGCAATTGACTTGGAAAAAACTATCGCAACCGCGGATCTCGTACTGACAGGTGAGGGACAAAGTGATGAGCAAACATTGTACGGCAAGGCACCAGGTTTTGTCGCGGAGCTTGCTCAAAAGCATCAAGTGAAAACGGTGCTTATATCAGGAAGTTTGAGTGGTGATTTGGAGGCTTTACATGACCACTTTGCGGGATGTTTTTCAATTGCAAATGGCCCAATGTCACTAGAAAATTGTATTGATTCAGCAGAACAACTGTTATTTGAACAGACGAAAAATGTTCTTCATTTTATGAAGACAATTAAAGGTTAG